In a genomic window of Drosophila takahashii strain IR98-3 E-12201 chromosome 3L, DtakHiC1v2, whole genome shotgun sequence:
- the LOC108059903 gene encoding ribosome biogenesis protein SLX9 homolog has protein sequence MAKTKRNVRAKAKSVVGAAKQKAQEVQAKLRQDRLLHKTLTPKKTTTKKEKSEAKHKKLLKRFADTRKERKEEQARKNREKTRVIGDLKPLRDALPSLQDIYNLVKTRQKDATAEQAVLTEPEAPLTANEKIRKKRTDMVSRVKSFEKLIKDKNFKKNPREVIASHVRNKYQAMEEDDDE, from the coding sequence atggcaaaaaccAAGCGAAATGTGAGGGCCAAGGCGAAGAGCGTGGTGGGGGCGGCCAAGCAGAAGGCGCAGGAGGTGCAGGCAAAGCTGCGCCAGGATCGGTTGCTCCACAAGACCCTGACGCCCAAGAAGACGACCACCAAGAAGGAGAAATCGGAGGCGAAACACAAGAAGCTCCTCAAACGCTTCGCCGACACGCGAAAGGAGCGCAAGGAGGAGCAGGCGCGCAAGAATCGGGAGAAGACCAGGGTTATTGGGGATCTGAAGCCACTTCGGGATGCACTGCCCTCCCTGCAGGACATCTACAACCTGGTGAAGACCAGGCAAAAGGATGCCACCGCCGAACAGGCAGTCCTCACCGAACCGGAGGCTCCTCTGACTGCCAACGAGAAGATCCGCAAGAAGCGCACCGATATGGTCAGCCGCGTCAAGTCCTTCGAGAAGCTCATCAAGGACAAAAACTTCAAGAAGAATCCCCGCGAAGTCATCGCCTCCCATGTGCGAAACAAATACCAGGCGATGGAGGAGGATGACGATGAATAG
- the LOC138913164 gene encoding probable G-protein coupled receptor Mth-like 7: MLANNFWNSVISFHLWKLLTNRYEDTSFKTYSAFAWSMAAIPTGVIYVMNLIWEEDLHKWNWLPLIGYSACTLEVWGSYYWIYFEAPELFVILFNIIMFILTVIHIWKVKSELRKFERDKERTIQCFNFDTEPYVIFLRLSVIMGTFWTLDLFVILAASYNIFMKFWIFVIYIEKSFGIVVFTLLILRRSTLQLLMERIRGKRQKQRPIAPRTTNNRR, encoded by the exons ATGTTAGCCAACAATTTCTGGAACTCCGTCATTAGCTTCCATTTGTGGAAATTATTGACGAATAGATATGAGGATACTTCGTTTAAAACCTACAGTGCCTTCGCCTGGAGCATGGCTGCTATTCCAACAGGAGTTATTTATGTAATGAATCTAATTTGGGAGGAGGATCTTCATAAATGGAACTGGTTGCCCTTAATTGGCTATTCTGCGTGCACGCTGGAAG TTTGGGGGAGCTATTATTGGATATACTTTGAGGCACCAGAACTGTTTgtaatactttttaatataatcATGTTTATTCTCACGGTCATTCACATTTGGAAAGTTAAGAGCGAACTGAGAAAATTCGAACGAGATAAAGAGAGGACCATACAATGCTTCAATTTTGACACTGAGCC TTATGTAATATTTTTGCGGCTCTCTGTTATCATGGGCACGTTTTGGACCTtggatttatttgtaattttggCGGCAAGctacaatatttttatgaagttCTGGATTTTTGTCATCTATATTGAAAAAAGTTTTGGAATTGTCGTTTTTACGCTTCTTATCCTTAGGCGCAGCACCCTTCAACTGTTAATGGAGAG AATTCGAGGAAAACGGCAGAAGCAGCGTCCAATCGCCCCGAGAACCACAAATAATCGGCGTTAA
- the LOC138913085 gene encoding probable G-protein coupled receptor Mth-like 7 has protein sequence MIFAVTFIFVLAVRTISATCNILTLFVYLYVRKLRNVLGKCIISTIFCLLIRNLISMDIFNLLNRICLLAGYSQYFIGIANNLWFSVISFHLWKLLTNRSEHSSFLKYSAFAWSMAAISTGVIYLANLIWEEDLHKWNWLPLVGYSGCSLEVWRSSYWIFFQGPVLTLTLFDIIMFILTVIHIWKVKSELRKFKRDEERTIQCFNFDSETYLMFLRLSFVMGAFWILDFLTLLKPNSIYDQIVNFSFYIESGFGTIIFILLILKRSTLQLLMERIRGGRQKQRPIAPRTTNNRRK, from the exons atgATATTCGCTGTTACCTTCATTTTTGTACTTGCAGTAAGGACGATATCCGCAACATGCAACATCCTCACATTGTTTGTATATCTTTACGTTAGAAAGCTTCGGAATGTCCTCGGCAAGTGTATTATTTCTACCATATTTTGCTTGCTCATTCGGAATCTTATTTCCAtggatatatttaatttattaaaccgCATTTGCCTATTAGCAG GTTACAGTCAATACTTCATCGGGATAGCCAACAATCTCTGGTTCTCTGTGATCAGCTTCCACTTGTGGAAATTATTGACGAATAGAAGTGAGCATTCTTCGTTTCTTAAATACAGTGCCTTCGCCTGGAGCATGGCTGCTATTTCAACAGGAGTTATTTATTTAGCGAATTTAATTTGGGAGGAGGATCTCCATAAATGGAACTGGTTGCCCTTAGTTGGATATTCTGGATGCAGTCTGgaag TTTGGCGGTCCTCTTATTGGATATTTTTCCAAGGACCAGTACTGACCCTAACCCTTTTTGATATAATCATGTTTATTCTGACGGTCATTCACATTTGGAAAGTTAAGAGCGAACTGAGAAAGTTTAAACGAGATGAAGAGAGGACTATACAATGCTTTAATTTTGACTCTGAGAC TTATCTAATGTTTTTGCGGCTTTCTTTTGTCATGGGTGCGTTTTGGATCTTGGATTTTCTTACTTTGTTAAAACCGAACAGCATATATGATCAGATCGTGAATTTTTCCTTCTATATTGAATCCGGTTTTGGAACTATCATTTTTATACTGCTTATCCTTAAGCGCAGCACCCTTCAACTGTTAATGGAGAG AATTCGGGGAGGACGGCAGAAGCAGCGTCCAATCGCTCCGAGAACCACAAATAATCGGCgtaaataa